The window TCGCGCGTGGTCGATTGGCGTGATACTGATTGTGATACGGGATGGGTACCAATATGCTCTCGACGGGGAGCACCCGATGCTTTGCACTACCCATGAACTGCTGATACGGTTGTCCCGTGCCCCACGATTACTTGCGTACCCTAACCTTGGATCAGGAGGTTCCAGGTTCGAGCCCTGGCCCGCCAGCCATAAAAGCCCGGTTCAGGGCCGGTGTTCTCCCTGGAAGCGGGTGCCGATCGCGGTGGGTTCTAGTTCCATCACTATGATTTGCGTAACGATGCTCGTTAGTCGTCATCCATCACTGACTGTCACTTCGATACGCTATCATTGTTTGAGGTCGGTCGATGCTAGCATATGTGTGTGGCCCAAACAAGAACGACCTTCACGCTCGACGAGGAGCTGGCTAAGCTCGCTCGAGAACTCGGCATCAATATTTCTGCAGCTGCTCGTCAAGGAGTAACCGATGCAGTACGTGCCGCCCTGTTGCGAACTGACCGGGAATCTTATTTGAGGCAGCCGGAGTGTTCTGACACTGTCTGGACAGAGGTTGAAGCGTGGGGTGAGCCTTGAAACGTGGCGAGGTGTGGTTGGCCGAAGTTGGTCAGAAAAGGCGACCCGTGCTGCTGTTGACTCGATCCGAGGTACTCGACGCTCGTAGCCTCGTTACGGTGGCCGAGGTCACCACCTCCATCCGTGGTCTCGCTGCGGAAGTCGACATCAATCACGTCGAGGTCGGGTTGGATCGACCCTCGGTCATCAAC of the Ferrimicrobium sp. genome contains:
- a CDS encoding type II toxin-antitoxin system CcdA family antitoxin; this encodes MAQTRTTFTLDEELAKLARELGINISAAARQGVTDAVRAALLRTDRESYLRQPECSDTVWTEVEAWGEP
- a CDS encoding type II toxin-antitoxin system PemK/MazF family toxin, producing MWLAEVGQKRRPVLLLTRSEVLDARSLVTVAEVTTSIRGLAAEVDINHVEVGLDRPSVINCDGLHTVVQASLTGPVGQVDDDTMGRVCSAIGYALGC